One Stenotrophomonas oahuensis genomic region harbors:
- a CDS encoding glutathione S-transferase family protein, with the protein MLDVLGKSTSINVRKVLWLCQLLGLDYRHLGADGTHSADATALQSRNPNGLVPVIRDGDFVLWESNSICRYLAARAQRDDLLPQEPQSRAQVEQWMDWQATDLNTAWRYVFMSRVRQHPAYTDEAAAATSLAQWNRLMQQLDQQLADTRAYVAGPVFTLADIVLGLSTQRWLMTPGEKPDLPAVQAWFGRLAGHAGFDQHCRNGIP; encoded by the coding sequence ATGCTGGACGTGCTTGGAAAGTCGACCTCGATCAATGTGCGCAAAGTGCTGTGGCTGTGCCAGCTGCTTGGGCTGGATTACCGGCATCTGGGTGCTGACGGCACCCACAGCGCCGACGCGACCGCGCTGCAGTCGCGCAACCCCAACGGCCTGGTGCCGGTCATTCGCGACGGTGATTTCGTGCTGTGGGAGTCCAACAGCATCTGCCGCTATCTGGCCGCGCGGGCGCAGCGTGACGATCTGCTGCCGCAGGAGCCGCAGTCGCGCGCCCAGGTCGAGCAATGGATGGACTGGCAGGCCACCGATCTCAATACAGCATGGCGCTACGTGTTCATGTCGCGGGTCCGGCAGCACCCGGCTTACACCGACGAAGCCGCCGCCGCGACCAGCCTGGCCCAGTGGAACCGGCTGATGCAGCAGCTGGACCAGCAACTGGCGGACACCCGGGCCTATGTCGCCGGACCGGTATTTACCCTGGCCGATATCGTGCTGGGGCTGTCGACCCAGCGCTGGCTGATGACGCCGGGTGAGAAACCAGACCTGCCGGCTGTGCAGGCCTGGTTCGGGCGGCTGGCCGGCCATGCCGGCTTCGACCAGCACTGCCGGAACGGCATCCCCTGA
- a CDS encoding zinc-binding alcohol dehydrogenase family protein, whose translation MKAIAYTQHGLPVTDPAALIDLDLPLPTPGPRDLRVQVRAISVNPVDTKVRRNAAVSEPRVIGWDAVGIVDAVGSEVSLFQPGDAVFYAGDINRPGSNAEYQLVDERIVGRKPASLDDAAAAALPLTAITAWELLFDRLRVAEGGGAGQTLLVVGAAGGVGSILVQLARQLTQLTVIGTASRPDTQDWVLDLGAHHVIDHSQALTEGLARIGINAVTHVASLTHTDQHYAQIVSALEPQGQLALIDDPGQLDVMALKRKSLSLHWESMFTRSTFGTPDLQRQHDLLNRVSELVDTGVLRTTLGEHYGRIDAANLRRAHALIESHRARGKLVLEGF comes from the coding sequence ATGAAAGCCATTGCCTATACCCAGCACGGCCTGCCTGTTACCGACCCGGCTGCCCTGATCGATCTGGACCTGCCGCTGCCCACCCCTGGCCCGCGCGATCTGCGCGTACAGGTGCGGGCGATCTCGGTGAACCCGGTCGACACCAAGGTCCGCCGCAATGCCGCGGTCAGCGAGCCGCGCGTGATCGGCTGGGATGCGGTCGGCATCGTGGATGCGGTGGGCAGCGAGGTCAGCCTGTTCCAGCCGGGTGACGCGGTTTTCTACGCCGGTGACATCAACCGTCCCGGCAGCAATGCCGAGTACCAGCTGGTGGACGAGCGCATCGTCGGCCGCAAGCCGGCCAGCCTCGATGACGCCGCCGCCGCCGCGCTGCCGCTGACCGCGATCACCGCCTGGGAACTGCTGTTCGACCGCCTGCGCGTCGCCGAAGGCGGTGGTGCCGGCCAGACCCTGCTGGTGGTCGGTGCGGCCGGTGGGGTGGGTTCGATCCTGGTCCAGCTCGCGCGCCAGCTGACCCAGCTGACGGTGATCGGCACCGCCTCGCGACCGGACACCCAGGACTGGGTGCTGGATCTGGGCGCACACCACGTCATCGACCACAGCCAGGCGCTCACCGAAGGCCTGGCCCGCATCGGCATCAACGCGGTCACCCACGTGGCCAGCCTCACCCACACCGACCAGCACTACGCGCAGATCGTGTCCGCGCTGGAACCGCAGGGCCAGCTCGCGCTAATTGACGACCCGGGCCAGCTCGACGTGATGGCGCTCAAGCGCAAGAGCCTGTCGCTGCATTGGGAATCGATGTTCACCCGATCCACCTTCGGCACCCCGGACCTGCAGCGCCAGCACGACCTGCTCAACCGGGTGTCCGAGCTGGTCGACACCGGCGTGCTGCGCACCACCCTGGGCGAGCATTACGGCCGCATCGACGCAGCCAACCTGCGCCGCGCCCACGCGCTGATCGAAAGCCATCGCGCCCGCGGCAAGCTGGTGCTGGAAGGGTTCTAG